From Vitis vinifera cultivar Pinot Noir 40024 chromosome 3, ASM3070453v1, the proteins below share one genomic window:
- the LOC100241273 gene encoding aspartate--tRNA ligase, chloroplastic/mitochondrial, giving the protein MSLFLRAFPLIALRSKPFPLCRTIFKLNPKLLPNRTISYASASFSTETQISDPKPSIILKDTLQWVSRTGFCGELSVDDVGKRVRICGWVALHRVHGGLTFLNLRDHTGIVQVTTLPDEFPKAHSTVNELRLEYVIAVEGIVRSRPSESINKKMRTGLIEVAVEHVQVLNAVTSKLPFLVTTADDAKDTVKEEIRLRYRCLDLRRQQMNSNIMLRHRVVKLIRRYLEDIHGFVEIETPILSRSTPEGARDYLVPSRVQPGTFYALPQSPQLFKQMLMVSGFDKYYQIARCFRDEDLRADRQPEFTQLDMELAFTPLEDMLRLNEDLIRQVFLEIKGIQLPNPFPRLTYAEAMSRYGSDRPDLRFDLELREVSDVFSETTFKVFADTLASGGIIKVLCVPSGAKHYSNTALKKGDIYSEAIKSGAKGLPFLKVLDDGEVEGIPALVSSLDPTNKKRLLKQCSAGSGDLILFAVGDHASVNKTLDRLRVFIAHELGLVDHSRHSILWVTDFPMFEWNSAEQRLEALHHPFTAPNPEDMEDLSSARALAYDMVYNGVEIGGGSLRIFKREVQEKVLEIVGISPEQAEAKFGYLLEALDMGAPPHGGIAYGLDRLVMLLAGANSIRDVIAFPKTTTAQCALTRTPSEVDPQQLKDLSYQTQ; this is encoded by the exons ATGTCCTTGTTTCTCAGAGCCTTTCCTCTCATAGCTCTTCGCTCCAAACCCTTCCCTCTCTGCCGCACCATTTTCAAACTCAATCCAAAACTACTCCCGAACAGAACCATTTCCTATGCTTCTGCTTCTTTTTCAACAGAAACCCAAATTTCCGATCCCAAACCCTCCATAATCCTCAAGGACACTCTTCAATGGGTCAGCCGAACCGGATTTTGCGGCGAATTATCTGTTGACGATGTGGGCAAACGGGTCCGCATCTGTGGGTGGGTTGCGCTTCACCGTGTCCATGGAGGTCTCACTTTCCTCAATCTACGCGACCATACCGGTATCGTTCAG GTTACAACCCTTCCCGATGAGTTCCCCAAAGCACATTCTACCGTGAATGAGTTGAGACTTGAGTATGTGATTGCTGTAGAAGGCATTGTTCGATCTCGGCCAAGTGAgtcaatcaataagaaaatgagAACTGGCTTAATTGAg GTTGCTGTGGAGCATGTCCAAGTGTTGAATGCTGTGACATCTAAGTTGCCCTTCTTGGTTACCACTGCAGATGATGCGAAAGATACTGTTAAGGAGGAGATCCGTTTGAG ATACCGATGCCTTGACCTACGCCGGCAGCAAATGAATTCCAACATTATGCTAAGACATAGAGTGGTGAAACTCATTCGAAGATACCTAGAAGATATACATGGTTTTGTGGAG ATTGAGACTCCAATACTCTCTAGATCTACTCCAGAGGGTGCTCGGGATTATTTGGTGCCCTCAAGAGTTCAG CCAGGGACATTCTATGCTTTGCCCCAAAGTCCACAACTGTTTAAGCAAATGCTAATGGTCTCCGgctttgataaatattatcaaatagcaag ATGTTTTCGAGATGAAGATCTTAGAGCAGATAGACAGCCTGAGTTCACACAGTTGGATATGGAATTGGCTTTCACTCCTTTGGAGGATATGCTGAGGCTCAATGAAGATTTGATAAGACAG GTTTTTCTAGAGATTAAGGGCATCCAACTACCCAACCCTTTCCCAAGGCTCACATATGCTGAAGCAATGAGTCGATATGGTTCTGATAGGCCAGATCTTCGTTTCGATCTTGAGTTGAGAGAG GTGTCTGATGTTTTCTCAGAGACTACCTTCAAGGTGTTTGCAGATACTTTGGCAAGTGGGGGAATTATCAAAGTCTTATGTGTGCCTTCGGGCGCAAAACATTATTCAAACACGGCTCTTAAAAAGGGTGATATTTACAGTGAAGCAATCAAATCTGGAGCAAAGGGTTTGCCCTTCCTGAAGGTCTTGGATGATG GGGAAGTAGAAGGAATTCCTGCACTGGTATCAAGTTTGGATCCAACAAATAAAAAGCGGTTACTAAAACAATGCTCTGCAGGATCAGGTGATCTCATATTATTTGCAGTGGGTGACCATGCTTCAGTTAATAAAACTCTAGACAGACTTAGGGTATTTATAGCCCACGAACTGGGTTTGGTTGATCAT TCCAGGCATTCAATTCTGTGGGTGACCGATTTTCCAATGTTTGAGTGGAACAGTGCAGAGCAGAGGCTTGAG gcCTTGCATCACCCTTTCACTGCCCCAAATCCTGAAGATATGGAAGATCTTTCCTCAGCCCGTGCCTTAGCTTATGACATGGTTTACAATGGTGTTGAG ATTGGTGGAGgaagtttgagaatttttaagCGCGAAGTCCAAGAAAAGGTTTTGGAAATTGTTGGAATCTCACCTGAACAG GCTGAGGCAAAGTTTGGCTACCTTCTAGAGGCTCTGGACATGGGTGCTCCTCCACATG
- the LOC104878843 gene encoding uncharacterized protein LOC104878843, with the protein MAVSSNGSPSPSPVTSRSNPNSRNSEINNTLRRSFSGNPFTKPSIVANPRGFNPVTPANSPSDFPRRYSIAKEGGVPPHQYEKENEKDQNAKPVRIRSPAVSKGTKNFMSPTISAASKIAASPKKKVLLERNELIRTSLSSFSDGKSPLSPLNLQEVVEDSDSKSASSDSTMVDPGKRKECPVAPSPSKASKGDEVLDFPVPLKSKNDSESLSETITMGSDCVGIDDCSKTRPSPSPSSTSILAPLDADPSLPPCDPSLPSYVPKTNYANPSPPPYDPKTNYLSPRPQFLLYKPNPRIQKLLNKKQEVGLRGCKRLEDSFIFESLSDTETPEDTQSEDSSSVELEGQNEEVEESEAALTETAQEEPNVSEPNPIDIRTSNGRALEAKGVSKSYSSFRLKPIFVLLLLLVGCLCIPITDSPFIISVIDSSVGEESSFTKLYEPAELAEFARTNFDGLTRNFRLWSANTVSYFSKMIPIVKETNELGFLRFGNFTDSQVDIVGGAYLVKENQQNLQWPMKELEVGIVQMKEQGNMVTEAYEKVEEASQVNPEFEEAKLTLQAEVIEPDNSELEQIQEEYHVASHTELEQASQGKTELEEANLPLQAEVAEPHNSEVQQTEEESSVAFHIDHEAQPHNSEGQQTEEESSVAFHIDHEAQPHNSEVQQTEEESSVAFHIDHEAQSIIAEKEQEVQVSQVSKIEPEKVPEAEKLQGENKLVSRAEVEVQQIEEESSVASHVGPEAQSIIAENEQEVQVPQVSEIKTEVPQAEKLHGENKLISHTEVESSGAVFEPESSESEAWTANSQSFKELYLSLKEKSSAVNVLGISLLILILTVAAAFIFLKQQKPPTPSPAAIPMDQLLAKKLAPIPTASVENTHQGLSSRNWPTEVDMVGESCPSEMSSFQRSTSYGKRGSKGASFTSEYSMGSPSYNQKGSKGASEAQSQERGLRKSNKRESLASSSEYSTGSPSYGSFTSYEKIHIKHGCGDEEVVTPVRRSSRIRNQVSSP; encoded by the exons ATGGCTGTTTCTTCAAACGGGTCTCCCTCACCTTCGCCGGTCACAAGCAGATCAAACCCCAATTCAAGAAACTCAGAAATCAACAATACTCTCCGAAGGAGTTTCAGTGGAAATCCATTCACCAAGCCTTCAATCGTCGCTAACCCGAGAGGCTTTAATCCTGTTACACCTGCTAACAGTCCTTCAG ATTTTCCACGAAGATACTCCATTGCAAAAGAAGGTGGTGTTCCTCCACACCAATATgagaaagagaatgagaaagatcagaatgcaaaaccagtgagaaTCAGATCACCAGCTGTTTCAAAGGGTACAAAGAACTTCATGTCCCCAACTATCTCTGCTGCTTCCAAGATTGCTGCCTCTCCCAAAAAGAAAGTGTTGCTTGAGAGGAACGAACTGATTCGAACTTCATTGTCATCATTTTCAGATGGGAAAAGTCCTCTTAGTCCATTGAATCTCCAGGAAGTGGTTGAAGATTCTGATTCAAAGTCAGCTTCCTCTGATTCAACTATGGTAGATCCCGGAAAAAGGAAGGAATGTCCTGTGGCTCCTTCTCCTTCCAAAGCTTCCAAAGGCGATGAAGTCCTTGATTTTCCGGTGCCTTTGAAATCCAAGAATGACTCTGAATCCTTATCAGAGACCATAACCATGGGATCAGACTGTGTTGGTATTGATGATTGTTCAAAGACCAGGCCTAGTCCTTCTCCTTCATCAACTTCTATTCTGGCACCACTTGATGCTGATCCATCACTTCCTCCCTGTGATCCCTCACTTCCTTCCTATGTTCCCAAAACAAACTATGCTAATCCATCACCTCCTCCCTATGATCCCAAAACAAACTATCTTTCACCCAGGCCTCAGTTCCTTCTCTACAAGCCTAACCCAAGAATTCAAAAGTTACTCAACAAAAAACAAGAGGTCGGCTTGAGGGGATGTAAGCGACTTGAGGATAGCTTTATCTTTGAAAGCCTGTCTGATACTGAAACCCCTGAAGATACCCAATCTGAAGATTCTTCTTCCGTTGAACTGGAAGGACAAAATGAAGAGGTAGAAGAAAGTGAAGCAGCTTTGACAGAAACAGCCCAAGAAGAACCCAATGTGTCTGAACCAAATCCCATTGACATCCGCACTTCTAATGGGAGGGCCCTTGAGGCAAAAGGGGTGTCCAAGTCATATTCCTCTTTCAGATTGAAGCCCATTTTTGTTCTGTTGCTCCTGTTAGTTGGGTGTTTGTGTATACCAATTACTGACTCTCCATTCATTATCTCAGTCATTGATTCCTCTGTCGGCGAAGAGTCAAGCTTCACTAAATTGTATGAACCAGCTGAGCTCGCTGAATTTGCAAGAACAAATTTTGATGGGCTGACTAGAAACTTCAGGCTGTGGTCAGCTAACACAGTGTCTTATTTCTCCAAGATGATTCCCATtgtaaaagaaacaaatgaatTGGGTTTCTTGCGGTTTGGTAACTTCACAGATTCACAAGTAGATATTGTGGGCGGTGCATACCTTGTGAaggaaaatcaacaaaatttgcAGTGGCCTATGAAGGAGCTAGAGGTTGGAATTGTTCAAATGAAAGAGCAGGGTAATATGGTCACTGAAGCATATGAAAAAGTTGAAGAGGCTTCACAAGTTAACCCAGAATTTGAAGAGGCTAAGCTGACTTTGCAAGCTGAAGTAATTGAACCCGATAATTCAGAATTGGAACAGATTCAAGAGGAATATCACGTTGCTTCTCATACTGAGCTTGAGCAGGCCTCACAGGGTAAAACAGAATTAGAAGAAGCAAATCTCCCTCTACAAGCTGAAGTCGCGGAACCCCATAATTCGGAAGTGCAACAGACTGAAGAGGAAAGTAGTGTTGCTTTTCATATTGACCATGAGGCACAACCCCATAATTCGGAAGGGCAACAGACTGAAGAGGAAAGTAGTGTTGCTTTTCATATTGACCATGAGGCACAACCCCATAATTCGGAAGTGCAACAGACTGAAGAAGAAAGTAGTGTTGCTTTTCATATTGACCATGAGGCACAGAGTATCATAGCTGAAAAGGAGCAGGAAGTTCAAGTCTCACAGGTTTCTAAAATTGAGCCTGAAAAAGTGCCTGAAGCTGAGAAACTCCAGGGCGAAAATAAACTGGTTTCCCGTGCTGAAGTTGAAGTGCAGCAGATTGAAGAGGAAAGTAGTGTTGCTTCTCATGTTGGCCCTGAGGCACAGAGTATCATAGCTGAAAACGAACAGGAAGTTCAAGTTCCACAGGTTTCTGAAATCAAGACTGAAGTGCCTCAAGCTGAGAAACTCCACGGAGAAAATAAACTAATTTCCCATACTGAAGTTGAGTCCAGTGGAGCAGTTTTCGAACCTGAAAGCTCAGAATCAGAAGCTTGGACAGCAAATTCACAAAGCTTCAAGGAACTATATCTGTCACTCAAAGAAAAATCCTCTGCTGTTAACGTTTTGGGGATTTCTTTGCTCATTCTAATTCTAACAGTAGCTGCAGCTTTCATATTTCTAAAGCAACAAAAACCTCCTACCCCGAGTCCTGCTGCAATTCCCATGGATCAGTTGCTGGCCAAGAAACTGGCTCCTATCCCTACAGCAAGTGTGGAGAACACTCACCAAGGGCTGTCTTCTAGGAATTGGCCAACCGAAGTTGATATGGTTGGCGAGTCATGTCCATCTGAGATGAGCAGCTTCCAAAGGAGCACATCCTATGGCAAAAGAGGATCAAAGGGGGCAAGTTTTACATCAGAATACTCAATGGGTTCACCATCCTATAACCAAAAAGGATCTAAGGGGGCAAGTGAAGCTCAAAGCCAAGAAAGGGGGCTGAGGAAGAGCAACAAAAGAGAGTCCCTTGCTTCGTCATCAGAATACTCAACGGGTTCACCATCTTATGGGAGTTTTACATCATATGAGAAAATTCACATTAAGCAT GGATGTGGAGATGAAGAGGTGGTGACTCCAGTTAGGAGATCAAGCAGAATCAGAAACCAGGTTTCTTCTCCATGA